The Prosthecobacter algae genome includes a region encoding these proteins:
- a CDS encoding ABC transporter permease — protein sequence MDALFGFLALPGRAFLNFLAYLGQLGALVGELWESLTKGTLRLRLMAEQMVMIGYGSQAVVLVTGAFTGAVFTAQSYFKFKDFGIESTVGGIVSVSLCRELGPVLAGLMVTGRVGASMAAEIGTLKVSEQIDALRVMGAHPVDYLVLPRFLAMLISMPLLIAECIVFGLGASVIVGTGVFGIPFAWFWEHVRDHTNLEDLSFGMVKGFVFGILIVIISCHQGLVASNGAVGVGLGTTRAVVFSSLALLVANFFLTLLLNYFFPLGTAL from the coding sequence ATGGATGCATTGTTCGGATTCCTGGCCTTGCCTGGGCGCGCTTTCTTAAACTTCCTGGCTTACCTGGGGCAGTTGGGCGCGCTGGTGGGTGAGCTGTGGGAGTCTCTGACGAAGGGCACCCTGCGCCTGCGCCTCATGGCGGAGCAGATGGTCATGATCGGCTATGGCTCCCAGGCGGTGGTGCTGGTCACCGGGGCCTTCACGGGCGCGGTGTTCACGGCGCAATCGTATTTCAAATTCAAGGACTTCGGCATCGAGTCCACCGTGGGCGGCATCGTCAGCGTCTCCCTGTGCCGGGAACTGGGCCCCGTGCTGGCTGGACTCATGGTCACGGGCCGTGTGGGTGCCTCCATGGCGGCTGAAATCGGCACCCTGAAGGTGAGCGAGCAGATTGATGCCCTCCGCGTGATGGGGGCGCATCCGGTGGACTATCTGGTGTTGCCGCGTTTCCTGGCCATGCTGATTTCCATGCCGCTGCTCATCGCCGAGTGCATCGTCTTTGGCCTGGGGGCCTCGGTCATCGTGGGCACGGGTGTGTTTGGCATCCCTTTTGCCTGGTTCTGGGAGCATGTGCGGGACCATACCAATCTGGAGGACCTCAGCTTTGGCATGGTGAAGGGGTTCGTCTTCGGCATCCTCATCGTCATCATCTCCTGCCATCAGGGATTGGTCGCCTCCAATGGAGCCGTGGGCGTGGGTCTGGGCACCACGCGGGCAGTCGTGTTTTCCTCCTTGGCTCTGCTGGTGGCGAATTTCTTCCTCACCCTGCTGTTGAACTACTTTTTCCCCCTGGGGACTGCTCTGTGA
- a CDS encoding prenyltransferase/squalene oxidase repeat-containing protein: protein MLNSVHLALANTEAHLLALRQESGHWEGQLSSSALSTATAVVALRGVDAVAHRDMIEAGTRWLITHQNDDGGWGDTTISKSNLSTTLLCWSALQAATGLADQAISKAEKWITGQVGSLKPEAIAQAVIGRYGKDKTFSVPILMLCTIGGTMGKKAWRRVLPLPFELAALPRSWFGAVGLPVVSYALPALIAIGHARFKNAPPAWWNPLRWLRAALWPRIRPMLKTLQPSSGGYLEATPLTSFVTMALAAAEEKNHPCIPGAVAFLKRSMRADGSWPIDTNLATWGTTLASKALGHTDERVRQWLQGQQYQTMHPFTNAAPGGWAWTDLPGGVPDADDTAGALIAMKLTPGEGAGGPAQAGITWLLDLQNRDGGVPTFCRGWGTLPFDRSTPELTAHALLAWWLWEKELPSAQRQKVAEGTRQALKYLRRTQRADGSWIPLWFGNEHTADEENPVYGTAQVVAYLSGSEALAAQAGDLIESGRHYLLTTQKTDGSWGGDLHAPASLEETAVALNALLLLPGKEPLDYATRATLWLVNATQNGTHFPAAPIGLYFARLWYHERLYPVIWTLQALRRVKAVLSSVDEPGTTTPP from the coding sequence ATGTTAAATTCTGTACACCTAGCTCTCGCGAATACTGAAGCGCACCTGCTGGCGTTGCGTCAGGAGTCAGGCCACTGGGAAGGGCAGCTTTCCAGCAGTGCGCTCTCCACCGCCACCGCCGTGGTGGCCCTTCGGGGAGTGGATGCCGTGGCGCATCGCGACATGATCGAAGCCGGCACACGCTGGCTCATCACCCATCAGAATGACGATGGAGGCTGGGGAGATACCACCATCAGCAAGAGCAATCTTTCCACCACCCTCCTCTGCTGGAGTGCGCTTCAGGCAGCCACAGGCCTGGCAGATCAGGCTATATCCAAGGCTGAGAAGTGGATCACGGGGCAGGTCGGCTCATTGAAACCCGAGGCGATTGCCCAGGCGGTGATCGGGCGGTATGGCAAGGACAAGACTTTTTCGGTTCCCATCCTCATGCTGTGCACCATCGGCGGCACGATGGGGAAAAAAGCCTGGCGTCGCGTACTGCCCCTGCCGTTTGAGCTGGCGGCTTTACCACGCTCTTGGTTCGGCGCAGTGGGCCTGCCCGTGGTCAGTTATGCCCTGCCCGCCTTGATCGCCATCGGCCATGCGCGGTTTAAAAATGCGCCTCCTGCCTGGTGGAATCCGCTGCGATGGCTGCGGGCGGCTTTGTGGCCACGCATCCGGCCCATGTTAAAGACCCTTCAGCCCAGCAGTGGCGGCTACTTAGAGGCCACACCCCTAACCAGCTTTGTGACCATGGCCCTGGCCGCAGCCGAGGAGAAAAACCACCCCTGCATCCCCGGGGCGGTGGCGTTTTTAAAACGCTCCATGCGCGCCGATGGCAGTTGGCCCATTGATACGAATCTGGCCACCTGGGGTACCACCCTGGCCAGCAAAGCCCTGGGCCATACGGACGAGCGCGTGCGCCAGTGGCTGCAAGGGCAGCAGTATCAAACGATGCACCCCTTTACCAATGCAGCGCCAGGTGGCTGGGCGTGGACGGACCTGCCCGGCGGGGTGCCAGATGCGGATGATACAGCGGGGGCCTTGATCGCCATGAAGCTGACGCCGGGAGAGGGCGCTGGAGGCCCTGCGCAGGCGGGCATCACCTGGCTGCTGGACCTGCAAAATCGCGATGGCGGCGTGCCCACCTTTTGCCGTGGCTGGGGAACCCTGCCGTTTGACCGCAGCACACCCGAACTCACGGCCCATGCCCTGCTAGCCTGGTGGCTGTGGGAGAAAGAGCTACCTTCCGCGCAACGGCAAAAGGTGGCCGAGGGCACGCGCCAAGCCTTAAAGTACCTGCGCCGCACACAGCGCGCCGATGGCTCCTGGATTCCCCTGTGGTTCGGCAATGAACACACCGCCGATGAAGAAAATCCCGTCTATGGCACCGCCCAGGTAGTAGCCTATCTCAGCGGCAGCGAAGCCCTGGCCGCGCAGGCTGGCGACCTCATCGAAAGCGGTCGGCATTACCTGCTGACCACACAAAAGACGGATGGAAGCTGGGGCGGGGATCTGCACGCCCCCGCCTCTTTGGAGGAGACCGCTGTGGCGCTGAATGCTCTGCTGCTACTGCCAGGGAAAGAGCCCCTGGACTACGCCACACGCGCCACCCTCTGGCTGGTGAACGCAACGCAGAATGGCACGCACTTTCCTGCCGCGCCCATCGGCCTGTATTTTGCGCGTTTGTGGTACCACGAGCGGCTTTACCCGGTGATCTGGACGCTGCAGGCACTTCGCCGCGTAAAAGCGGTCTTGTCGTCCGTTGATGAACCCGGTACAACCACGCCACCATGA
- a CDS encoding SMP-30/gluconolactonase/LRE family protein has product MTTTRRTFLTTLASSAAAASTFARDWTGQIPERYPDPDVIALEPAFSKYIQGNSPIRRLHTGMLWAEGPAWNGTGNYLVWSDIPNNAQMRYLPEDGHVSMMRNNSGNSNGNTFDWQGRQISCEHANRRVTRYELNGKVTVLAAEFEGKPLNAPNDAVVHPDGGVWFTDPGYGSMMDYEGNKGELHHKEAVYRIAPDGKITKVSDAEAKPNGLCFSPDYKKLYVVDTGPAKNIRVYDVVDGVKLDANKEFAVNKGALTDKAGNGGSDGVRCDVDGNVWATAGWIGDGYDGVHVFSPEGQRIGLIKLPETGSNLCFGGPKRNRLFITASQSLYSLYVNTNGAHFC; this is encoded by the coding sequence ATGACCACTACCCGCCGTACGTTTTTGACCACGCTCGCTTCTTCGGCTGCCGCAGCCTCCACCTTCGCCCGTGACTGGACCGGGCAGATCCCCGAGCGGTATCCAGACCCGGATGTCATCGCCCTGGAGCCAGCTTTTTCCAAATACATCCAGGGAAACTCCCCCATCCGTCGTCTGCACACAGGCATGCTGTGGGCAGAAGGTCCGGCCTGGAATGGTACGGGCAATTACCTCGTCTGGAGCGACATCCCGAACAATGCGCAGATGCGCTACCTGCCGGAAGATGGCCACGTGAGCATGATGCGGAACAATTCCGGCAACAGCAATGGCAACACCTTTGACTGGCAGGGCCGCCAGATCTCCTGCGAGCACGCAAACCGCCGTGTGACCCGTTATGAACTCAATGGTAAAGTCACCGTTCTCGCCGCCGAATTTGAAGGCAAACCCCTCAACGCGCCGAACGATGCAGTGGTGCATCCCGATGGCGGCGTGTGGTTCACGGACCCTGGCTACGGCAGCATGATGGACTACGAAGGCAACAAGGGCGAACTGCATCACAAGGAGGCCGTTTACCGCATCGCCCCCGATGGCAAGATCACCAAAGTGAGCGACGCCGAGGCCAAGCCTAACGGATTGTGCTTCAGCCCTGACTATAAAAAACTGTACGTCGTGGATACAGGCCCGGCCAAAAACATCCGCGTGTATGACGTGGTGGATGGAGTGAAGCTGGACGCGAATAAAGAGTTTGCCGTGAACAAGGGTGCTCTCACGGACAAAGCAGGCAACGGCGGCTCCGACGGCGTCCGCTGCGACGTGGACGGCAATGTCTGGGCCACGGCCGGGTGGATCGGCGATGGCTACGATGGAGTCCATGTCTTCTCTCCGGAAGGTCAGCGCATCGGCCTCATCAAGCTTCCCGAAACCGGCAGCAACCTGTGCTTTGGTGGGCCAAAGCGGAACCGTCTTTTCATCACGGCCAGCCAGTCGTTGTACTCGCTGTATGTGAATACAAATGGCGCGCATTTCTGCTGA
- a CDS encoding DNA-3-methyladenine glycosylase: MAFLTNDYFERDVLTVARDLIGVELVWQGCSGIIVETEAYAVEGDPACHTATRPSAREFVKSQAPGTAYVYFNYGMYWLFNLLVKGGERDGLILIRALDPRLGIAEMQQRRQRPKVTDLCSGPGKLALALGIGGIHHGATMAGSRRLKGCGLRSGPESLEVLSDVRVGISQAADFPWRFLARDNPHVSVKHGRVKVPIK; encoded by the coding sequence ATGGCTTTCCTAACCAACGATTATTTCGAGCGCGACGTGCTTACCGTCGCGCGCGACCTCATCGGCGTGGAGCTCGTCTGGCAGGGCTGCTCAGGGATCATTGTGGAGACCGAGGCCTATGCCGTGGAGGGCGATCCCGCCTGCCACACCGCTACCCGACCCAGCGCGCGCGAGTTTGTGAAAAGTCAGGCCCCTGGCACGGCTTACGTCTATTTTAACTACGGCATGTACTGGCTGTTTAACCTGCTGGTGAAAGGTGGCGAGCGCGATGGCCTCATCCTCATCCGCGCTCTTGATCCACGCCTGGGGATCGCCGAAATGCAGCAGCGCCGGCAACGACCCAAGGTGACGGACCTTTGCTCCGGCCCAGGCAAGCTTGCTCTCGCGCTCGGTATCGGGGGTATCCATCATGGAGCCACCATGGCAGGCAGTCGCCGATTGAAAGGCTGTGGCTTACGCTCAGGGCCCGAGAGCCTCGAAGTCCTCAGCGATGTGCGTGTGGGCATCAGCCAAGCAGCCGATTTCCCCTGGCGCTTTCTCGCCCGTGACAATCCTCACGTGAGTGTGAAGCACGGGCGAGTCAAAGTGCCGATCAAATAA
- a CDS encoding Nif3-like dinuclear metal center hexameric protein translates to MKLTDLTAHLDTLLRIRELPDYTPAVNGLQLANRPGEVSHVVAAVDATLPVVKKAIAAGADLLIVHHGMFWSGLQPWTGATFERLSLALENNLAIYSVHLPLDVHPQLGNNAQIAQAMQLQPSGGFLDYKGMAVGVTCEAKLPLEEVISRFTTALDGGRVHVCAAGPKITRKIGISSGGSGSEVAAAARAGVDTFITGEGPHWSYTLAEELGINVLYGGHYATETFGVKALAQHLQDQFGLPWTFVDHPTGL, encoded by the coding sequence ATGAAGCTGACTGACCTCACGGCCCACCTCGATACCCTCCTGCGCATCCGCGAACTGCCGGACTACACCCCCGCCGTTAATGGCCTGCAACTGGCCAATCGCCCAGGTGAAGTGAGCCATGTCGTCGCAGCCGTGGATGCCACTTTGCCCGTGGTGAAAAAGGCCATCGCCGCCGGGGCAGATCTCCTCATCGTTCACCACGGTATGTTTTGGAGCGGCCTGCAGCCGTGGACTGGAGCCACATTTGAGCGTCTCAGCCTCGCTTTGGAAAATAACCTGGCCATTTACAGCGTCCACCTGCCTTTGGATGTGCATCCTCAGTTAGGCAACAACGCGCAGATCGCCCAGGCCATGCAATTGCAGCCCAGCGGTGGGTTTCTGGATTACAAAGGCATGGCCGTCGGGGTCACCTGCGAGGCCAAGCTTCCTTTGGAGGAAGTGATCTCCCGCTTCACCACGGCGCTGGACGGCGGGCGCGTGCACGTCTGCGCCGCGGGGCCCAAGATCACGCGCAAGATCGGCATCTCCTCTGGAGGTTCCGGGTCCGAAGTGGCTGCCGCTGCGCGTGCCGGGGTGGATACCTTTATAACGGGTGAAGGGCCACACTGGAGCTACACCCTGGCGGAAGAACTGGGCATCAATGTCCTCTATGGCGGCCATTACGCCACCGAGACCTTCGGCGTCAAAGCCCTGGCCCAGCATCTCCAGGACCAGTTCGGCCTGCCATGGACGTTTGTGGATCACCCCACCGGGCTGTAA
- a CDS encoding outer membrane lipoprotein-sorting protein has translation MKTFPLSFAMLALGWAALAPATAAESPATAAELAARLNADRLDGTAYVRLRLEVNGGGAIQIQTKERHTQAGTDLVYQILFPKERKGESVLLRKPSGQAARGTLFVPPDSVKSLSAAQLKEGLFGSDLTYEDLIENFFGWSQQTLVGTEDVGRVNCQILESKPGSSDRSSYASVKSWIDPKRRVPLRVEKYNAAGQVVVRMETTRVEKDDLDRHLPASLSITRAGSSGSGTVMEGSRIKHGVTLTDADFSPEGLKVLTTPK, from the coding sequence ATGAAGACGTTCCCCCTTTCTTTTGCGATGCTCGCCCTTGGCTGGGCAGCTCTGGCTCCCGCCACAGCGGCTGAATCTCCCGCCACAGCAGCAGAACTGGCCGCACGCCTGAATGCCGATCGCCTCGACGGCACGGCCTACGTTCGCCTGCGCCTGGAGGTGAATGGCGGCGGGGCCATCCAGATCCAGACCAAAGAACGCCACACCCAGGCAGGCACCGACCTGGTGTACCAGATCCTGTTCCCCAAAGAGCGCAAAGGTGAGTCTGTCCTGCTGCGCAAGCCCAGCGGCCAGGCCGCACGCGGGACCCTTTTTGTCCCGCCTGACAGCGTCAAATCCCTCTCCGCTGCGCAGCTCAAAGAAGGCCTCTTTGGCAGTGACCTGACCTATGAGGACTTGATCGAAAACTTCTTCGGCTGGAGCCAGCAAACCCTCGTCGGCACCGAAGATGTGGGCCGCGTGAACTGCCAGATTTTAGAGTCCAAACCCGGCTCCTCGGATCGCTCCAGCTACGCCTCTGTGAAAAGCTGGATTGACCCCAAACGCCGTGTGCCCCTGCGTGTGGAAAAGTACAATGCCGCAGGCCAGGTCGTCGTCCGCATGGAGACCACCCGCGTGGAAAAAGATGATCTCGACCGCCACCTGCCCGCCAGTCTCAGCATCACGCGCGCTGGGTCCAGCGGCAGCGGTACCGTCATGGAAGGCTCGCGCATCAAACATGGCGTCACCTTGACCGACGCTGACTTCAGTCCGGAAGGCCTGAAGGTGCTGACGACGCCGAAGTGA